A segment of the Candidatus Eisenbacteria bacterium genome:
CCGCGGCAGTGAGCGCGTTGACGAACGCCACCTCGCTGCCTGGCGTGTAGCCGAGCCACGTCCCCTTGAACTTCTCTCGCGCCAGCTTCACCCGACGCGGATGCGCGACCATCAGGTGCAGGCCGCTCTGATGCTGGCCACGGATCATCTGCGAGTGCGCGAACGGTCCCTCACCCTGCAGGTCGTCGCCGAGCGTCAGCGCCACGTCGCTCTGATAGAGCTCCGCGAAGGTGAGCGAGCGGCGGCCACCGCCGGTGGCACGCAAGATCGCGTCGCCCGGAACGCGCGCCGGGTAGCGGGTGCGCGCATCGATGTGATTCGAGCCCAGCACCGCGCGGGCGAGCTTCTGGAACAGGTACTGCTCTTCGACGTTCAGACGCTCGCCGCCGAGGAATGCGATCGCATCGGGTCCGTGGATGGCGGCGATCTCGCGCAGTCGCGCGGAGACCCACGTGATCGCTTCGTCCCACGACACCGGCCCCGCCTGCGAACCGACTCGCAGCAGCGGTGACGACAGCCGATCGCCCGAGTCGACGAACTCGTAACCGAAGCGACCCCGCACGCACAGGTATTCCTGATTCACACCGCGGTACTCGGTGCCGCGCGCGCGCAGGATTTCGTTGCCGCGCACGCCGAGCCGCACGGAACATCCGTTGGAGCACCACGGACACACCGTGATGTGCTGGCGCAGATCCCACGGACGCGCCTTGAAGCGGTAGGGAAGTGCGGTCAGCGCACCGACCGGACACACCTCGATGCAGTTGCCGCACTGCTCGCACTCGAGCGGCTGGCGATTGAATGACGAGATCTCGGTGTGCACGCCACGCTGGTGAGCGGTCAGTGCATCGTCGCCCATCACTTCGTCGCAGTAGCGCACGCAGCGCATGCACACGATGCAGCGATTCGCCTCTTTTTTGACGATCGGCCCGAGATCCTCGCTGTCGAACACGCGCTTGGCCTCGGCCATGCGCGAGCTGTCGTGACCGAATGCGAACGCGAGGTCCTGCAGCTGGCACTCACCGCCTTCGTCACACACCGGGCAATCGAGCGGATGATTGACGAGCAGGAACTCCATCACGCCCTTGCGTGCCTTGACGGCGATGTCCGACTCGGAGCGCACGTGCATGCCGTCGGTGACCGGCGTGGTGCAGCCGGTTTGCACCTTGGGCATCCACGCGATTTCAGGCGTGCCATCGGCCGACAGGACCGGCTTGCGATCGGGACCGAGCTTCGGCGTTCCGATCTCGACCACGCAGATGCGGCACGCTCCGAGCGGCGGCAGCTTGGCGTGCGAGCAGAAGATCGGTACGTGCACTTCGGCCATTCGCGCCGCGTCGGTCACGAGCGTGCCCTTGGGCACCTCGATCGCACGGCCGTTGATCGTGACCTGGATCCGGTCGCTCACGCTCCCACCCCCACACCCTTCATGCTCTTCAGTTCCTCGCGGCGCCGGTTGACCATGCACTGCTTGTGCTTCACGTGGTACTCGAACTCGGCCCTGAAGTGCTTGAGCGCTCCCTGGACCGGCATCGCGGCCGCGTCACCGAGCGCGCAGAAGCTCTTGCCGAGGATGTTGTCCGCGACGTCCGCGAGCAGATCGATGTCGGTGTCACGCGCTCCGCCGTGTTCCATGCGTTCGAGCACCTCGGCCATCCAGTAGGTGCCCTCGCGACACGGGGTGCACTTGCCGCACGACTCGTGTTCGTAGAATCGGATGATGTTCCAGAGCGCATCCACCAGGCAGGTGCCCTGGTCGATCACGATCACGCCGCCCGAGCCCAGAAACGTTCCCTTGGCGTTCATCGCTTCGTAATCGAGCGGGGTGTCGAGGTCGCTGGCCGGCAGCAATGGAACCGAGGATCCGCCGGGGATGATGGCCTTGAGCTCGAGGCCGTCTCGCATCCCGCCACACAGGTCGTTGATCAGCGACTTCATGCTGAGACCGAGCGGCACTTCGTAGTTCCCGGGCTTCTTCACCGGCCCCGAGACGCTGAAGATCTTGGTGCCGGCGCTCTTCTCGGTGCCCCATTGCCGATACCACTGACCGCCGTGCTTGAGGATGTGCGGCACGTTCATGAGCGTCTCGGTGTTGTTCACAACCGTCGGGCAGGCGTAGAGACCCTCGACCGCCGGGAACGGCGGCTTGAGCCGCGGCTGGCCCCGATAGCCCTCGAGAGACGACAGCAGCGCGGTTTCCTCGCCGCAGATGTAGGCGCCGGCACCGAGGTGCGTGTGGAGCTCGAATGCATAGCCCGAGCCCGCGACGCTGGCACCGAGCAGTCCCGCACCGCGCGCTTCGGCGATCGCGGCGTCGAGGATGCGCTGGATGTATTCGAACTCGCCGCGCAGGTAGATGTAGCCGACGTTCGAGCCGATCGCGTAGCCGGTGAGGATCATGCCCTCGATCAGCAGGTGCGGATTCTTCTCCATCAGCTCGCGATCCTTGAACGTACCCGGCTCGGATTCATCGGCGTTGCACACGATGTACTTGGGTTTGGGCGAGTTCTTCGGCACGAAGCTCCACTTGAGCCCGGTCGGAAATCCTGCGCCGCCGCGACCGCGCAGGCCGGACGCCTTCACGATCTCGATGCATTCGTCGGCCGGCTTCTTCCCCACCACTTCGGCGAGCGCCGCGTAGCCGCCCTGGCCGCGATAGGTCTCGAGGCGATGGAGCCCCGGAGTGTCGATGTTCGCGAACAGCAGCGGGCCGCGCCTCACTTGAGCTTCTCCAGCAGCGTGTCCACCGACGCCTCGTTCAGGTTCTCGTGATAGTCGAGATTCACCTGCATGCACGGCGCCATGCCGCACGCGGCCAGACACTCCACGCGACGCAGCGTGTAGCGTCCGTCCGCCGTGGTTTCACCGTGCCCGATGCCGAGCTTGCGTTCGAGATGCTTGAACAGACGATCGGCGCCCATCAGCGAGCACGACAACGTCATGCACACCTGAAGGTGATGGCGACCCACCGGCTTGAGATTGAACATGGTGTAAAAGGTCGCGATGCCGAACACCTCGGACTCCGGCAGGTCGACGGTCCGCGCCACCAGCCGCATCGCGCCGGGCGAGATCCAGCCCCACTCCCGCTGCGCTTCCCACAGCACCGGCAGCACCGCCGAGCGCTTGTTCGGGTAGCGCGCGAGTGCGGCGTCGACCTGGACCTTGCGCGCGGGCGGCCACTCGAGCACCGCCGGCGCCTCGGTCGGCATCAGGGGCGCGTGGCTCATCGGTCGATCTCCCCGAGCACGATGTCGAGGCTGCCGATCGCGGTGATCACGTCGGCGACCAGCCTGCCTTCGACCATGGTCGGCAGGGTCTGCAGGTTCACGAACGAGGGCGAGCGGACCTTCATGCGCCATGGACGCGGCGTGCCGTCCGAGACGAAGTAGAAACCGAGTTCGCCCTTGGGCGCCTCGACCGCTGCATACGCCTCGCCGACCGGCGGGAAGAATCCGTGCGAGACGATCTTGAAGTGATGAATCAGCGCCTCCATGGAGGTCTTCACCTCTTCCTTCGGAGGCAGCACGTACTTGTAGTCGCGCAGGCGGTAGTCGCCCTTTTCGCCCAGTGCGCGGATCTTCTGGATCGCCTGCTTGGCGATCTTTGCCGACTCGCGGATCTCCCGCACGCGAACGGCATAGCGATCGTAGGCATCGCCGGCCTTGCCGACCGGAACCTCGAAATCGTATTGCTGGTAGTTGCAGTAGGGCTGGGCCTTTCGAAGGTCCCAGTTCACGCCCGAACCCCGCAGCGTCGGGCCGGTGGCGCCGAACGCGATCGCATCCTTCGCGCTCAAGTGCGCCACGTCCTTGAGCCGGGCGAGCCAGATCGGATTCTTGCTCAGCAGGTTCTCGTACTCGTCGGCATGCGCCGGCATCTCGTCGACGAACTTCTCGCAGCGATCCAGCAGCCCTGCCGGAATGTCCATCGCCAGCCCACCGACCCGGATGTACGACGAAGTCATGCGAGCACCCGCGACGTGGTCGTAGATCGACAGCACCTTCTCGCGCTCGCGGAAGCAGTAGAAGAACACCGTCATCGCGCCAATATCGAGCGCGTGGGTGCCGAGCCACACGCAGTGGGCGCTGATGCGCGTCAGTTCCACCAGCAGCACGCGGATCGCCTGAGCACGCTCCGGCGCCTCGATCCCGAGCAGCTTCTCGGCCGCCAGACACAGCGCCAGGTTGTTGCTCATCGGCGCCAGGTAGTCCATGCGGTCGGTCTGCGGAATCGACTGCGTGTAGGTCTTGTACTCGGCCTGCTTCTCCATGCCGGTGTGCAGGTAGCCGATGATCGGCTTGGCCTTGAGCACCGTCTCGCCGTCGAGTTCCAGCACCACGCGCAGCACCCCGTGAGTCGAGGGGTGCTGAGGACCCATGTTCAGGGTCATCGTTTCATTGCGCACGGAATCGGACCTTTTTGGGTGCGAGTTTCTTGAGATCGGGATCCGGCACGGTGCGATTCGGCGTGTTGTGCGTGAACGCGACTTCCTGGTAGCCGAGCGGCGAGTCCTTGCGCAGCGGCCAGCCCACCCACTCTTCGGGAAGCAGGATGCGCGTGAGGTCCGGATGTCCCGTGAAATGGATGCCGTAGAAGTCGTAGGCCTCGCGCTCGTGCCAGTTCGCGGTCGGCCACACACCGCTGACGGTGGCGACTCGCGGGTTCTCCTCGGTGAGCTGGACCTTCAGCACCAATCGCAGATTGTTCGACAACGAGAGCAGGTGATAGACCACCTCGAAGCGCGGAGTGTCCGGCAGTCGATCCACTCCGCCGACCCACGACAGCATCGCGAAGTCCAGCTCGAGGTCGTCGCGCAGGAACATGCAGAGATCGACGATCGAGTCGGCGGGCACGAACAGCGTGACGTCCCGCACCGCCTCGCCCTGCTGGCGGCGAATCGAAACAGTCGGAAAGCGTTCGCGCAGCCGCGCCTCGACGCGTTCGACGGTCAGCGACACGATTCGTGCACCTCCATGGCGCGCGGCAGCATGATCAGGCGACGACTCTCTTCTTTTTGCGCGGGAACGGCCCGATCTCGGGCTTCGAGGCGAGGATCTTTTCCTGCAGCTTCATCATGCCGTGGATCAGCGCCTCGGGACGCGGCGGGCAACCCGGCACGTAGACGTCGACCGGAACGATCTTGTCGACGCCCTGCAGGATGGCGTAGTTGTTGAACACGCCACCGCACGAGGCGCAGGCGCCCATCGAGATCACCCACTTGGGATCCGGCATCTGGTCGTAGAGCTGGCGAAGCACCGGCGCCATCTTGATGCTCACGCGGCCGGCCACGATCATGAGATCCGCCTGCCGCGGCGATGCGCGGAACACCTCGGCGCCGAAGCGCGAGACGTCGAAGCGCGGGCCCACGATCGCCATCATCTCGATCGCGCAGCAGGCGAGCCCGAAGCCGAGCGGCCAGATCGCGTTCGCGCGGGCCTGGTTCATGGCCCAGCCGAGCATGTTCTCGACGGTCGTGAACAGGAGCCCCTTCTCGAGATCCTCGGCGGTCGCTGCGTCGGACTCGAGCGCGCGGTGGACCAACGGCGCAGCCGGCGCCTGACCCAGCACGCGGAAAGGATTGTTCGCCTTTTCGTCGGTCATCGGGGCGACTCCCTCACGGCCTACTCCCAGTCCAGTGCCTTCTTGCGGATCACGTACAGGTAGCCCACCAGCAGAATGCCGATGAACATCAGGCCCTCGATCAGCCCGTAGAGGCCGAGCTGATTGAACGCCACCGCCCATGGGTACAGGAACACCGCTTCGATGTCGAACAGGATGAACAGCACCGCGACCATGTAGAACTTGATCGAGAAGCGCTCGCGCGCGGAACCCACCGGCAGCACGCCGCACTCATAGGTGGAGTTCTTGATCGCGTTGCGCCGCGTCGGCACGATCAGAGCGCTCGCGAGCAGCGTCCCCGCACCGAACAGGATCGCGACGATCAGGAACATCAGGATCGGCATGTACTCGCGCATCGTGCTGTGATCCCCCCGCGTGAGTCGGGCGCCTCGCGTGCCGAGGCTACCCGTGCGCGTTGAGCTTCTTGACCGCCGCCGTCAGGGCCGGCACCACCTCGAAGGCGTCGCCAACGATCCCGAAATCCGCGACTTTGAAGATCGGCGCTTCGCCATCTTTGTTGATCGCGACGATGCAACGCGACGACGACATGCCGGCCAGATGCTGAATCGCGCCCGAGATGCCGATCGCCACGTAGAGCTTGGGACTCACGGTTTTGCCGGTCTGCCCGACCTGATCGCCATGTGGCCGCCAGCCCGCGTCGACGACCGCGCGCGATGCACCGACCGTCCCGCCGAGCGCAGCCGCGAGGTCTTCGATCAGATTGAAGTGTTCCGGGCCCTTGAGCCCGCGTCCGCCCGAGACGATCACCTCGGCTTCGGTCAGATCGAGCTTGCCACCCTCGCCCGCCGTGAGCCCGGTGACCCGGGCACGGGAAGCGGCGGCATCGTAGCTGAAGTTCTGGCTCACGACCGTCGCCGTCGCGCCGGTCGGCGACATCGCGGCGAACACCTTGGGGCGCAGCGACGCCATCGCCGGGCTCTTGAGGAATCCGATCGTCTGCGTGGCCTTGCCGGCATAGACCGGGCGGGTCGCGTGCAGCTTTCCACCGACGGCCGCGAGCGCCGTGCAGTCTGCCGCGAGCCCGACACCGAGCCGGGCCGCGACGCGCGGTGCCAGATCGCGCCCGATCGCCGAAGCGGGAAACAGAATCGCCGCGGGCTTGAGCTCCTGAGCGGCCGCGACCACCGCGGCGGTGTAGCCCGCGGCGTCGTGGCGCGCGAAGGCCGCGTTCGCGGCGAGCCGCACTTCGTTCGCGCCGTAGGCGCCGAGCGAGGCGAGGCCCGGATCCGCGGCAGCCGCGCAGATACCGACGACCGGCGAGCCGAGCGCCGGCGCCAGACGCGCGGCCTCGGACAGCGCTTCATGCGTGACGCTGCGGAGCTTGCCGTCGCGCTGTTCGACGAAGACGAGAATGCTCATGGCTAGATCACCTTCGCTTCTTCGCGCAGGATGCGAACCAGTTCCGGCACCGCCTCGACACCGCTGCCCACGATGCGGCCCGCCGCGCGCGGCGGGGGAAGCTGCATCGAGAGGATCTCGAGATTCGGATCGCCGGGAACCGCCGGCTTTTCTTCGAGCGGCTTTTTCTTCGCCGCCATGATGCCCTTGAGCGAGGCATAGCGCGGTTCGTTCAGGCCCTTGTCGGCGGTGAACACCGCCGGAAGCGTGACCTCGACGACTTCGCGGCCGCCTTCGATCTCGCGCTCGACCATCGCCTTCTCGCCCGCGAGTTCGAATTTGGCGACGACGGTGACGCACGGCGCGCCGATCAGCTCGGCGAGCATCGGACCGACCTGCGCCTGATCGTCGTCCACCGCCTGCTTGCCGAGCCACACGATCGAGGCGTTGAGAGGCGCGATCTCGGCCGCGAGTGCGCGTGCCACCTGCAGCGAGTCAGGCTGCGGGCCGTCGAGTCTGAGATGGATCGCACGGTCGGCACCGATCGCGAGTGCGTTGCGCAGCGTGGTCTGAACGCCGGCGCCGCCCATCGAGAGCGCCACCACTTCGCCCGCGCCGGCCGCTTCCTTCACACGCAACGCCTGCTCGAGCGCGAACTCGTCGTAGGGATTCATGATCCAGGTGACGCCGTTCGGGTCGAGCGTCTTGCCGTCGGCGCCCGTCTTGACGCGCGTTTCGGTGTCCGCGACCTGCTTGATGCACACCACTTGAAGCACCGGGGAGGCCTCTCTTCTATAGAGCGGCTATGGAGCGGCGGCGAGCGGGGCCCGCATCGGGCCTCGGCGCCTGCTTGCGGATCATTTCACATGGCTGGTAGTGCCTGCCCGACAAGGAGTTCTGAGGCAGGCCGAGGCAGGATTGCGGAAGTGTGGAGGGGGTGTCAAGAGGCGCGATCGGCGCCGGGATTCGAGAGCCCGACTCGCTCACGCATGGTCGGGGTGAATCGTGAATTCACCGAAGCACAGCAGGCGCAGGATCGGGGCCGGGCGTAGATGCCAGCTCGCCCACGTGAGGGGGGAGTCGCCGTTCATGTCTTTTGCGTCTCGATTCGCCCCCGCCGCCAGCAATCGCTTCAGCGTGGCTTCGGATCCGAATGCGGCCGCCCGATGGAGAGGAGTCTCTGCTCGAGTCCTGCAATCCCGCATGAAGCTCCCGGTCGGAATCGCGGGATTCGTTGCGCGATTCGGGTCGGCGCCGTGTTCGAGCAGGACCTCGACGACCTGCTCGTCACCCGGGCGGGCGAGCTTGCAGAGCGCCGAGTGCAGCGGCGTCTCGCCGGTGTCGGTCAGCGCGGCGTTCGCGTCGGCGCCGTGCTCGAGCAGGAAGCGGCAGAGCCTCCAGTGCCCGTGGAAGGACGCACCATTCAGGTCGAAGTTCGCACCGAGGGTTTCGAGTGACTCGCCATTCGCGAGCAGCAGCCGAATCGCGCTCACATCGCCGTGGTACGCGCACCACTCGAGCACCGAAACGCCACCTGAGTCGCGCGACGCGACCGGATGGCCGGCCCGGACCCAATCGAAAACCAGGTCGGTATGGCCGGCCGCGATTCTGCTGAACATGAGTCGTCTCGGGTCACTCTCCATCCCACCTCCCGGAACCCGCGCCTCGCTGCGACGGCTGAAGGAAACACCCGGCGTTCGGGGGCCGTCAACGCGGAGAGCCTGTCCCCCGCGATTGCGCGGGGACGCGCCTGCCGCCAGGTCGGCCGGCCCAACCCTGCGGCGGGTTGAGTCGTCGGATGGAGTGGCGAAGCGCTACAGTCGTGCCGCCTGATTCCGACCGCCCCCACTCAAGGACCGACCGATGCGCCTCGTTTCCACGCTCGTGCTGCTTTTGCTCCTGCTTCCCGTGGCCGCTCACGCCCAGGCGACGAGCCTGCGCGGCAAGTTCGTGGACCCGACGACGCAGGCCGCGATCGGCGGCGTTCAAATCAAGCTCACGAGCATGGCCGACACCTCTCAGGTTCATCGCGCGACTGCGAAAGACGACGGCTCGTTCGAGGTGACGGGCCTCGGCGTGCACAGCTACCGCCTCGAGGCCACGCGACTGGGCTACGAGACGATGCGAATGGTGATGCGCGTGACGCGCAACAAGCAGGAAGCGGGGGTGCTGGCGATGACCCCCGACGCCGTGAACCTGCCCGGCATTTCGGTGACCGACTCTCCCGCACCCGCGATCCAGAAGGCCGACACCACCGAGTTCCGCGCGAGCGCGGTCAAGGTGCACAAAGACGCCACTGCCGAAGATCTGGTGCAGAAGCTTCCGGGTGTCACCATGGAGAACGGACAGGTGCGGGCGCAGGGCGAGCAGGTGCAGCAGGTGCTGGTCAACGGTAAGCCGTTCATGGGCAGCGACCCGACCGCGGCCATGAAGAATCTGCCCGCCGACGAGATCGATCGCATCCA
Coding sequences within it:
- a CDS encoding electron transfer flavoprotein subunit beta/FixA family protein, coding for MLQVVCIKQVADTETRVKTGADGKTLDPNGVTWIMNPYDEFALEQALRVKEAAGAGEVVALSMGGAGVQTTLRNALAIGADRAIHLRLDGPQPDSLQVARALAAEIAPLNASIVWLGKQAVDDDQAQVGPMLAELIGAPCVTVVAKFELAGEKAMVEREIEGGREVVEVTLPAVFTADKGLNEPRYASLKGIMAAKKKPLEEKPAVPGDPNLEILSMQLPPPRAAGRIVGSGVEAVPELVRILREEAKVI
- a CDS encoding TonB-dependent receptor; the encoded protein is MRLVSTLVLLLLLLPVAAHAQATSLRGKFVDPTTQAAIGGVQIKLTSMADTSQVHRATAKDDGSFEVTGLGVHSYRLEATRLGYETMRMVMRVTRNKQEAGVLAMTPDAVNLPGISVTDSPAPAIQKADTTEFRASAVKVHKDATAEDLVQKLPGVTMENGQVRAQGEQVQQVLVNGKPFMGSDPTAAMKNLPADEIDRIQVYDRMSDQAEFSGFDDGGSQKTMNFIMRNLKLNFGKAYAGYGDNDRYQVGGNSTVIRGATRFTVLGMSNNINQRNFSPQDLFGALSGSGAGGGAGGPRMMMFG
- a CDS encoding electron transfer flavoprotein subunit alpha/FixB family protein, with protein sequence MSILVFVEQRDGKLRSVTHEALSEAARLAPALGSPVVGICAAAADPGLASLGAYGANEVRLAANAAFARHDAAGYTAAVVAAAQELKPAAILFPASAIGRDLAPRVAARLGVGLAADCTALAAVGGKLHATRPVYAGKATQTIGFLKSPAMASLRPKVFAAMSPTGATATVVSQNFSYDAAASRARVTGLTAGEGGKLDLTEAEVIVSGGRGLKGPEHFNLIEDLAAALGGTVGASRAVVDAGWRPHGDQVGQTGKTVSPKLYVAIGISGAIQHLAGMSSSRCIVAINKDGEAPIFKVADFGIVGDAFEVVPALTAAVKKLNAHG
- the ndhC gene encoding NAD(P)H-quinone oxidoreductase subunit 3, which gives rise to MREYMPILMFLIVAILFGAGTLLASALIVPTRRNAIKNSTYECGVLPVGSARERFSIKFYMVAVLFILFDIEAVFLYPWAVAFNQLGLYGLIEGLMFIGILLVGYLYVIRKKALDWE
- a CDS encoding NADH-quinone oxidoreductase subunit C, translating into MTVERVEARLRERFPTVSIRRQQGEAVRDVTLFVPADSIVDLCMFLRDDLELDFAMLSWVGGVDRLPDTPRFEVVYHLLSLSNNLRLVLKVQLTEENPRVATVSGVWPTANWHEREAYDFYGIHFTGHPDLTRILLPEEWVGWPLRKDSPLGYQEVAFTHNTPNRTVPDPDLKKLAPKKVRFRAQ
- the nuoD gene encoding NADH dehydrogenase (quinone) subunit D encodes the protein MRNETMTLNMGPQHPSTHGVLRVVLELDGETVLKAKPIIGYLHTGMEKQAEYKTYTQSIPQTDRMDYLAPMSNNLALCLAAEKLLGIEAPERAQAIRVLLVELTRISAHCVWLGTHALDIGAMTVFFYCFREREKVLSIYDHVAGARMTSSYIRVGGLAMDIPAGLLDRCEKFVDEMPAHADEYENLLSKNPIWLARLKDVAHLSAKDAIAFGATGPTLRGSGVNWDLRKAQPYCNYQQYDFEVPVGKAGDAYDRYAVRVREIRESAKIAKQAIQKIRALGEKGDYRLRDYKYVLPPKEEVKTSMEALIHHFKIVSHGFFPPVGEAYAAVEAPKGELGFYFVSDGTPRPWRMKVRSPSFVNLQTLPTMVEGRLVADVITAIGSLDIVLGEIDR
- a CDS encoding ankyrin repeat domain-containing protein, coding for MFSRIAAGHTDLVFDWVRAGHPVASRDSGGVSVLEWCAYHGDVSAIRLLLANGESLETLGANFDLNGASFHGHWRLCRFLLEHGADANAALTDTGETPLHSALCKLARPGDEQVVEVLLEHGADPNRATNPAIPTGSFMRDCRTRAETPLHRAAAFGSEATLKRLLAAGANRDAKDMNGDSPLTWASWHLRPAPILRLLCFGEFTIHPDHA
- a CDS encoding NADH-quinone oxidoreductase subunit B: MTDEKANNPFRVLGQAPAAPLVHRALESDAATAEDLEKGLLFTTVENMLGWAMNQARANAIWPLGFGLACCAIEMMAIVGPRFDVSRFGAEVFRASPRQADLMIVAGRVSIKMAPVLRQLYDQMPDPKWVISMGACASCGGVFNNYAILQGVDKIVPVDVYVPGCPPRPEALIHGMMKLQEKILASKPEIGPFPRKKKRVVA
- the nuoF gene encoding NADH-quinone oxidoreductase subunit NuoF, whose translation is MFANIDTPGLHRLETYRGQGGYAALAEVVGKKPADECIEIVKASGLRGRGGAGFPTGLKWSFVPKNSPKPKYIVCNADESEPGTFKDRELMEKNPHLLIEGMILTGYAIGSNVGYIYLRGEFEYIQRILDAAIAEARGAGLLGASVAGSGYAFELHTHLGAGAYICGEETALLSSLEGYRGQPRLKPPFPAVEGLYACPTVVNNTETLMNVPHILKHGGQWYRQWGTEKSAGTKIFSVSGPVKKPGNYEVPLGLSMKSLINDLCGGMRDGLELKAIIPGGSSVPLLPASDLDTPLDYEAMNAKGTFLGSGGVIVIDQGTCLVDALWNIIRFYEHESCGKCTPCREGTYWMAEVLERMEHGGARDTDIDLLADVADNILGKSFCALGDAAAMPVQGALKHFRAEFEYHVKHKQCMVNRRREELKSMKGVGVGA
- the nuoE gene encoding NADH-quinone oxidoreductase subunit NuoE, with the protein product MPTEAPAVLEWPPARKVQVDAALARYPNKRSAVLPVLWEAQREWGWISPGAMRLVARTVDLPESEVFGIATFYTMFNLKPVGRHHLQVCMTLSCSLMGADRLFKHLERKLGIGHGETTADGRYTLRRVECLAACGMAPCMQVNLDYHENLNEASVDTLLEKLK
- the nuoG gene encoding NADH-quinone oxidoreductase subunit NuoG, with product MSDRIQVTINGRAIEVPKGTLVTDAARMAEVHVPIFCSHAKLPPLGACRICVVEIGTPKLGPDRKPVLSADGTPEIAWMPKVQTGCTTPVTDGMHVRSESDIAVKARKGVMEFLLVNHPLDCPVCDEGGECQLQDLAFAFGHDSSRMAEAKRVFDSEDLGPIVKKEANRCIVCMRCVRYCDEVMGDDALTAHQRGVHTEISSFNRQPLECEQCGNCIEVCPVGALTALPYRFKARPWDLRQHITVCPWCSNGCSVRLGVRGNEILRARGTEYRGVNQEYLCVRGRFGYEFVDSGDRLSSPLLRVGSQAGPVSWDEAITWVSARLREIAAIHGPDAIAFLGGERLNVEEQYLFQKLARAVLGSNHIDARTRYPARVPGDAILRATGGGRRSLTFAELYQSDVALTLGDDLQGEGPFAHSQMIRGQHQSGLHLMVAHPRRVKLAREKFKGTWLGYTPGSEVAFVNALTAAALELGDPANAPADVAQQLGALKGGLAAYAAEKVEAQVGVPAATLRAAAKRLRDAPRKSVLFGRAFTEHPEAVALLQAVENLSWAVGAITNERSFVMFIGPHSNSQGALDMGLTHDQLPGYVPVGDAAARAGYEKAWGATLNARPGRTAEGIIADAAAGKIKALWIASDELLASAPNRELVGKALEAVDLVIVNEMFLSETAKLANVVFPVASFAEKEGVMVNCERRLQKSVRALPPRKGSRPDWEIFQSVAQGLGANWTYRTSEDIFREIARLVPGYGGMMYAMMLPLGPTWSFEAASTHATRLAPVEDGKPANGEGLWLLSGGVLFLEGSMGNRTTLLPRLAKQPRAALHPDDAAQLGVKDGDALELTGPAGAITVPAKVDADVPKGSVFVPYAYRGVELNRLGVPSGAGLRVRVKRAVHSAVGA